The window AACTGTTTATTTACTACAGACTAAAgggaagagagaaaatttggAAGATTCTTGGTTATTCTACTGAAATAATAGTTCAAGGCCTGAAATTTGATAGAGAACAATTGTATTATTGGTGGTTTTTCTTTGAGCATTCCAACCTCCTTCATCTCAACTTAACTGAACCACAGTGGATTATTCACATCAATGTCAGTGATATCCTGATATTAGGAGGAGTTTGTGTAAATTTCAACATTGCTACTACAATGAAAGATCAGCTGTCTAATTTGATGCATTTGGAAATTCGCAGACAAGTATGAAATCGTGGAAAAATCGTGGTACTCAGTTCCATCCGTATTTCATTCTCGGTGACCTTTGGGAATCTTTCAGGGAGTGGAGTGTTTATGGAGTTGGTGTTCCCCTCCTTTGCAATGAGAGTGATTCTGTTGTTCAATATTACGCACCATCCCTCTCTGGTATCCAATTGTATGTAGATCCAACACGCCGTGACGTGGAACAAAGGTgagttcttatttttattatgtttcatttcttcttttgttttgaGGTGTTAGTATTGTAAGCATCACTAACTCTAACGTTTTAGTTTTACTAAATCTTTTGGTTTCATTGCCACTTTATTTAcgagtattttatttgagaCATGTCATTGTGCACAGAAACTGTGAGGTATGACTAAAGGACCATTTGGAGTTGGTCCCATGAATTTTGTAGCTGCATTTTAGCTAAAGGACCCTTTGCAGTTTCTGTCATGCTTGCAATCTGTTTCATCCTGTCTTGAGCTCTTGTGGGCAAAACTTTGATTGGATGTTGCCCATCTATCAAGAAAGTTGTTTGATTgtgtggaatggaatgaatcattgaaaataatgaaaaaagtcTCTGgtgatttatttgataatgTCGAAAATTGTGGTGAGCCTTGTGCTACAATATGTTTACCCACTTCTATCAACATTTTCTGAAAGCCTGGATATTTGTAGTTGGCAGATTGGTATTGCTAATACATGGTCAAAGGAGGCAATAATTCATTACTTTTATGTTGAGTCTGGTTACTTTACTTACTGACAGGAGGCCTGGTGAGGAAAGTGATGCTAATTCCTCCAGGGGATCGAGTACTGATGGTGAAAGTGAAGGAACTGAGAGAGGAGCCAGTGATGCTCAGGGATCTTGGAACCAGAAGTACAATATTGATCATGGATTTAGAAGATTTGCAGGGAGAAACAACCCTTCTATGGAATCATCTGTTGATGGAGCCGATGTTAGCAACCCCCCTGGTCGACTTGTCTATGAATACTTTGAAAGGGAGCTCCCATTTCATCGTGAACCACTAGCTGACAAGGCAAGTCTTGTTTTCTTGTACCAACATCCTAAAAGAATTCTACTTAGTATTTATCTTAGAAGGTTGTGTTTGTTTGCATTCAACAGATGTCAAAACTTGCCTCTCAAGATCCTGGACTAAAAACGTATAAGAGTTGTGATCTGACTCCTTCAAGTTGGATTTCTGTTGCTTGGTAAGACCTCTCTTAAACATGAGTCAAATGGCTCGGTCATGATGGTATCTTGTTCTCATCGAGAAAGTTGGTGACTTATTTTGCAGGTACCCCATATATAGGATACATGTAGGGCCAACTCTACAAAATGTTGATGCGTGTTTCTTAACATTCCATTCACTTGCAAAGCCTGTTAAAGGTGACTTAGATTTCTTATTTATCTTTCCAGCGCTATTTTGTGCTTGCAACTAGACATATTCACATTACTGTGCTCATGTGAAGGTGGCTACGAAGCTAGTAGCAAGCTCTCACTACCCACCTTTGGACTTGCTACATACAAGTACAAAGCCTTGGACTGGTATGGGGATGGAGTTTATGAAGCCCAGAAGGTTAATTCCCTCTCACAAGCTGCTGATAATTGGCTTCGAGTACTGCAAGTCGAGCATCCTGACTACAACTTCTTCATGTCGCACAACACTTACTGGAGATAGTCCGATACCAGCGGGAGTGAGCATGTGTGTGTCTACATAGCAGTCAGATGATGGTGGAGTAGTCGCAGGAGATGCGGAAGTTGACAACTGCACCAGTAAGTGGCTTTCCTACAACCAAATGCAGATATTAGATGTTTGGTGATGGATTTTGAACTTCTGAATGATGGATAATTTGTCTTACTACCCTTCCCCGTctcttgcttttttttttctttctttttaaaaccGGGCGTCTTACTGACTAGGCTGCCTGATGATGAcgaatagtagtagtatatcacATGTATACAACCTTTTGGCTATGTACACCATAGAGATTGTATATCAGTAACCTGGTGCAAATCGCAATGCGTGgtcatatttgaattttgaagtttttGCTGTGTTTCTTGATGATGTattgttatttctttattttagttCATCCGGATTTAGGGATTGCAAGTCTAAATTTTGTCAAGTGTTTTAGATTTGAATTTTAGAGTGCAGTGAAAGGttaactttttcttattccAGTTAAGGATAGCAAATTGTGTTGCTTAGGTCATTAGGTCAATTTGATAGCTTATTTGTGACGATTGGAAAATAACCAACGGAATTTAATATCTGTGATATTTTAGAtcagttttaaaatttgttaaaaatatcaaaatttagccaaagtttataatttttaagcCCAATGTCCCTATAATTAACTATGAGTAAGATAAAGTTAGTAGTATAGTATAGACTATATACCAAAAGTAgtgaaaaaaacaatattccctccatccttttgaactatttcctttttaatctgTCCTTTAAAAATTATGGAGTTTGTTTGTCCTCTACAAAGAGGCGAGACCATTTTCCTCAAATAATACTTCTaagtcacttttttttatctcatttcctttatcaattattcattaaaatttgtgttcaCAAGTATTACTTACTTGTGGATAGACAAAATAGACAGTTTGTGGAAGACAATTGAGACTTTTTTGCACacaaactgtatcaaatttattcaaacacaaacacacacaggACAAAACACAGTTTACCCTTGGGGAGGGAGAGAGGTTACCAGTTATCACACCATCCCCATATAGATTGGCTTAATATGAAAACAAGATGCATATTACATACTAAGTGGTAGATTCTTAGCTTTATTCTGCACATAAATATCTTGTCACATACATGATACATCACATACTAAGTAGAAATAAACCAACTTAGCTCTATTTCCTCACTCAAGCTGTTTCCTCACTTCTCTCTCCGAAAATAGGTCTCCATTTCAACCCCCCTTTTCCCATATTCTCTCATTTGCTCATAATTCATCAAGAAAAGTAGACATCACAAGGCCTTGCACGAATTCGCACCTTCGGGTCTTCTCCCTCAGATCCTCATCCGACAATGGGCATTTTTGCGCCACCCTGAACCGGAAAACATCATTAAGATGACCGGAGATCCAAGAAGAGTGCAAACAAGAGggcaaaaaaaacaaatcttcACCTGTCACGTGAATCCCCTGCGAGGCTATCGTCCATTGTGCACTCCACGACTGATGACAGGGGCTGGACACTCGAGGACTCATCAGCATCGGGTGGATTGTATATGAACGACGTAAGCAGCGGGTCAGGTTCTACGTGTGAGGAAGAAACTGGAATTGAAGATCCAGCGAGAAGGGAGTGTAGGCTTCCTCCATCCCTCAACTCTCTTTTGAAGATGGACAGTGGGAAATTTGATACACCTTTTCGCAGTCTTCTTCTTCGCTGCACGTGAGGTTCTGGTCAAGGAAAAAACATGGTTCGCCGTTTCTTTTGTcaaatgagaaaaagaaaaagataatcGATGGtgagtataataataacacAGAGAAGCATTTAGCATTTATCAAAAGGATATCTTTAATAGACTCGCGTGCTGCATGGTGAGATGGTGAACCAAATCTGATCCGACCCTTTTCGCACAAATGGGACATACCTgtatttggggaaaaaaacTATCAGAATGCTAACCAAACCATAAATTCAGATTAACCACTAACGGTAGTGATTCAGCATATCAACATGTTTAACTCCATGCCAAATCATGTCAAAACACAACTACAAAGGCAGGTAAGTCTAAGCATAACATTCAGGACTCCAATCTGGGAATATATAGGTGTCCTCGCAAAGATGAAAAAGTCAGAATATTGCATAAGAACTTCAAGGGACAAAGCGGCATTAATGTGTAAATCTATCAAGTAATGGAAACAAGAGCATTACTTGTTTTCTATTTGTACATACACAAATACACATCTCAACAATATGATCAAGACACTAAATGAGAAGTTTTAATAGCATAAACCTTGATTATACAGCTAAAAGGTATAGAAGGCCCACTGTACATGAGGAAATCATCTATTAATCTATTTACACATTGTTTAAATCAAGAACCAAGATGTGACATGAGATAAGCAAGTGgaataaaactaaatgaaCCGTCGTTTTCGTAGCATGTGCATACATACCTACAAGCAAACAACTATATGCAATTGCCATTCTATACCAAAGCTCTAAACTAATTCCATGTGGTCATAAGCAAGCACGATTAAGACAAGATCACATGCTCTCAACACAAAAAGTGCAGCTatttacacacaaacaaacaccAATAAAAACTATGGGAGAGCGAAAGTTGCAACGTAGGTACCCCATTCTTAGCTTCGACGGCATGATCCTCGTCAATATGGCAACAAAGCCCTACCACATCAAAATCCTCACTGCAAAATGGGCAGAGAAACTCAGACTTATgctcttcttctccttcaaacTCTTCTCCATGATATACATCTGCAACTCATAATCAATAAAACATCTCACCATTACATCAcaacaaattaacaaattcGAACTTGCAATTATCTGAGACAACTTAAAGagattaaaacaattttctaAACATCATACAAACACGGATTGGAACTCTGAACATCAAAAGGGATCCTAAATTCCTAATGATAAGAAATCtataaaacaagaaatgaaaagaaaaaaagaaacgtTTTTAACCAGCTAATGTCATATGCGAAACAAAATCTGGGAAATTTACAAGcaacaccaaataaaaaatccatttttgggggaaattgatgaaacttttcaattttgttcacaaattaaacttttatcCCTAATAGAGCATCGCATTTTCAacgaaacaataaaaaaatagtatcatCTGGATGTACAATATTTTTACAACAATTTCCATCTCCATTTTCGTTAGCTATGtacagaaatggaaaaaaaaaacattcaagAGATTGAAATATCTTCAAATTGAGAGAAATTTCACTCTTAGAAGAAAAAACCAGCTACCTAAACGTGcttccaaaacaaaaatcagcTGAAAAAGAAGATTAATTCGTTTATCCAAATCAAAATTCGAAACTCCTCCCATAATCCAATCAAATTCCCCAATACGCAACCAAGAAAATCTCCccgaaaaaaaaacacaatccAGCTCAAAAGCCCCacgaaacaaaatcaaaacttttcACCAAATCCCTTGAAGAAAACAACTTTTCCCTAATAAAAGACTCCAAAAATTTTCACAACCGAACCACCCACCTGATCGAGATCGATAACGCCTAGAATAATTCGAAATCCGAGACCACGAATCGGACTCCATTTCTCTCGCTAAAATAATTCCCGAATTCGCGTCAAAAAAggtctctctctcacacaaaACTCCACCGCAAAACCCACTCGGTTAAGGACACACACTGAGCTTAGATTCAAGAAAATTACGTAATACAGTAGTATTATCGATTAAGAAAAGGGATTGGAAAAAAGGGGGTTAAAAGAGAGAAGCTTCGGAGAATTCAGTGAAGACAGAGAGAGCCAGAGAAATGAAGCTCtctaccaaatattctatggTTACATACACAtttccaattttatatattttgtttttttgtagAAAGAGGCCTCGACTTCGGTTGAATTTACGAAATTGCCATTCCTTTTTATGGTAGGGTGCAACCTATAGAGCGTGACGTACTGCTAGGCTCGGTGGCTAGATTGGGGAACTTAGTTAggactttattattttttgttaggtAACAATAACATAGGTTTGTTAATGTTTCGGGTTAGAATATCTAATCTTGTTTCGTTAcatgaattaatagtatatttaatcTATACAAGTGGATTTAAATGTATTGTTTCTGAAAaatgatttgaatattttttatggttgaatacgtaaaattaatatttagcCTATAAATGTTTGGTTTGAGTGTCTAGTAGTGCAAATGCTCATCCATTTTGTATTACATGTGtatcatttatttcatattcGACATATCAATATACTATGCAATGTTATATTGAAGattaaaaggagaaaaaataaaaataatagaattaagttttttttattttaggaactttattaattagtaatatGACATTCAAAAAATGTGTCGGCTTGTAATAAGATAGAAGGAGTAATATATGGATTTGGATtccttaatattttaatattataatttataaattaaatataagttaTGAGGAATATTCCTCTGTTGTGCTTCTCTCCACGGTACAAGAACCAAATTTGTTATATATAGCATTGGTTAGCTTAAACTTAAATCTacattctttaaa is drawn from Salvia hispanica cultivar TCC Black 2014 chromosome 6, UniMelb_Shisp_WGS_1.0, whole genome shotgun sequence and contains these coding sequences:
- the LOC125195852 gene encoding protein DEHYDRATION-INDUCED 19 homolog 4-like, whose amino-acid sequence is MESDSWSRISNYSRRYRSRSDVYHGEEFEGEEEHKSEFLCPFCSEDFDVVGLCCHIDEDHAVEAKNGVCPICAKRVGSDLVHHLTMQHASLLKVQRRRRLRKGVSNFPLSIFKRELRDGGSLHSLLAGSSIPVSSSHVEPDPLLTSFIYNPPDADESSSVQPLSSVVECTMDDSLAGDSRDRVAQKCPLSDEDLREKTRRCEFVQGLVMSTFLDEL
- the LOC125195851 gene encoding uncharacterized protein LOC125195851; protein product: MSTRRRAGEERLYYSPPAMRRRQQEQAELKSASALPERKGSVSDSYLDRFLEHTTPVVAAQHFARTSMKSWKNRGTQFHPYFILGDLWESFREWSVYGVGVPLLCNESDSVVQYYAPSLSGIQLYVDPTRRDVEQRRPGEESDANSSRGSSTDGESEGTERGASDAQGSWNQKYNIDHGFRRFAGRNNPSMESSVDGADVSNPPGRLVYEYFERELPFHREPLADKMSKLASQDPGLKTYKSCDLTPSSWISVAWYPIYRIHVGPTLQNVDACFLTFHSLAKPVKGGYEASSKLSLPTFGLATYKYKALDWYGDGVYEAQKVNSLSQAADNWLRVLQVEHPDYNFFMSHNTYWR